One stretch of Jiangella gansuensis DSM 44835 DNA includes these proteins:
- a CDS encoding helix-turn-helix transcriptional regulator gives MGSQGQATAQHDDPDGATAPSRLPHPRRPGLPPSTQVSDALGRAVNRSSRLDTLTKELRAAGGQGRTSSWLADRLGVSARTIKRDVMALQQAGVPIRATSGPQGGYVIDPTGQRPLTLTADEALAAVVGLQAVPDQPFAPARSSAVAKILRAVAPERRAEVAQLADRVWIRPGEPPAASDGPIRQVLTDALRDRRVVLIDHGPDDRTDAEAGADGAAAAVTATVQVEPLGFAHSRGRWFVLAWSRDDDAGRWFPLDNIRAAQSTHETFEPRDVREVFSPPS, from the coding sequence ATGGGGAGCCAGGGCCAGGCGACGGCTCAGCACGACGACCCGGACGGCGCGACGGCGCCGTCGCGCTTGCCGCACCCTCGGCGCCCCGGGCTGCCGCCGTCCACACAGGTCTCCGACGCGTTGGGGCGCGCGGTCAATCGCTCCAGCCGGCTCGACACGCTCACGAAGGAACTGAGGGCGGCCGGCGGTCAGGGCCGGACGTCATCCTGGCTCGCCGACCGGCTCGGTGTCTCGGCGCGCACCATCAAACGGGACGTCATGGCGCTGCAGCAGGCCGGCGTCCCGATCCGGGCCACCAGCGGGCCGCAGGGCGGGTACGTCATCGACCCCACCGGTCAGCGGCCGCTCACCCTCACCGCCGACGAGGCGCTCGCCGCCGTCGTCGGGCTGCAGGCCGTGCCCGACCAGCCGTTCGCGCCGGCCCGGTCCAGCGCCGTCGCGAAGATCCTGCGCGCGGTCGCCCCCGAACGGCGAGCCGAGGTGGCGCAGTTGGCCGACCGGGTCTGGATCCGCCCCGGAGAGCCACCGGCGGCGTCGGACGGACCCATCCGGCAGGTGCTCACCGATGCCCTGCGCGACCGCCGGGTGGTGCTCATCGACCACGGACCGGACGACCGCACGGATGCCGAGGCCGGCGCCGACGGCGCTGCCGCCGCCGTCACCGCCACCGTGCAGGTCGAGCCGCTCGGGTTCGCCCACTCGCGGGGGCGGTGGTTCGTGCTGGCGTGGTCCCGCGACGACGACGCCGGGCGCTGGTTCCCGCTCGACAACATCCGAGCCGCGCAATCGACCCACGAGACGTTCGAGCCACGCGACGTCCGCGAGGTCTTCTCGCCGCCGTCCTGA
- a CDS encoding serine/threonine-protein kinase, translating to MNARPAELTQIGPYRVHRQIGEGGMGVVYLGSAPDGRQVAIKTLRPWLVGGADGRRRFEREVSTLVRVRGPRVAEVLDADVTADPPYVVTRFVDGVPLTRLVAEHEPLHGSDLHRVATGLLEALRSVHAGGVVHRDVKPGNVLVTSDGPVLIDFGIAHAAEDTRLTATGFISGTPGYLAPETVIGQNPTPATDVHGWAATVTYAATGRPPYGYGPDIAVLDRIRRGEHDLSGVEPGLASVLAMALEVDPVRRLGVEAALTMLAGPDAAATMAMPPVPPPAEPATDPALAATDETPVVTDDTAATAAFPPVPPPSLTTRPAGPPPARPAAPPPPPPAPSPPRDPGVWRSRTALVLTGLLVALIAAWAPYAGAVAGLGMLLLGRVTWRIRRRLFERRELRGQHRGDPFLAALASPWDLLASIGPCVGQLVVGAAGAVAVGGLVGLTDVGGLRTPYLAGAVVGTLLLWWGPGTVRSRHGLASVVAPLDRAPRTAWVVLGVLALAVCAAMLSWESLGTAWWPADGPPSFAEGWFS from the coding sequence GTGAACGCAAGGCCGGCCGAACTCACCCAGATCGGCCCGTACCGGGTCCACCGCCAGATCGGCGAGGGCGGCATGGGTGTGGTGTACCTGGGATCCGCGCCGGACGGCCGCCAGGTGGCCATCAAGACCCTGCGGCCGTGGCTGGTCGGTGGCGCTGACGGCCGCCGCCGGTTCGAGCGCGAGGTCTCTACCCTCGTGCGGGTCCGCGGCCCGCGGGTGGCCGAGGTCCTGGACGCTGACGTCACCGCCGACCCGCCCTACGTCGTCACCCGGTTCGTCGATGGGGTACCGCTCACCCGGCTGGTGGCCGAGCACGAACCCCTGCACGGCAGCGATCTGCACCGGGTGGCCACCGGCCTGCTCGAGGCGCTGCGCTCGGTGCACGCCGGGGGCGTCGTCCACCGCGACGTCAAACCCGGCAACGTCCTGGTGACCTCCGATGGCCCAGTACTCATCGACTTCGGCATCGCGCACGCGGCCGAAGACACCCGGCTCACCGCCACCGGCTTCATCTCCGGAACCCCCGGCTACCTGGCGCCGGAAACCGTCATCGGCCAGAACCCGACACCGGCCACCGACGTACACGGCTGGGCGGCCACCGTCACCTACGCCGCGACCGGTCGCCCGCCATACGGCTACGGCCCCGACATCGCGGTGCTCGACCGTATCCGCCGCGGAGAACACGACCTCAGCGGTGTCGAGCCGGGTCTCGCGTCGGTGCTTGCCATGGCGCTGGAGGTCGACCCCGTCCGCCGCCTCGGCGTCGAGGCGGCCCTGACGATGCTGGCCGGGCCCGACGCCGCCGCGACGATGGCCATGCCTCCGGTGCCGCCGCCGGCCGAACCCGCCACCGACCCGGCCCTCGCCGCCACCGACGAGACCCCGGTCGTCACCGACGACACCGCGGCGACGGCGGCCTTCCCGCCAGTGCCGCCGCCATCACTGACCACGCGACCGGCAGGGCCTCCGCCTGCCCGCCCGGCCGCGCCGCCGCCACCTCCTCCGGCTCCATCGCCGCCGCGCGACCCCGGGGTGTGGCGGTCCCGGACGGCGCTGGTTCTCACCGGCCTGCTCGTCGCGCTGATCGCCGCGTGGGCGCCGTACGCCGGCGCCGTCGCCGGGCTCGGGATGTTGCTGCTCGGCCGCGTCACGTGGCGGATCCGCCGGCGGTTGTTCGAACGGCGTGAGCTGCGTGGGCAGCACCGCGGCGACCCCTTCCTCGCCGCGCTGGCCTCGCCGTGGGACCTGCTCGCATCCATCGGGCCGTGCGTCGGACAACTGGTGGTGGGGGCGGCCGGCGCGGTTGCCGTCGGCGGCCTGGTCGGCCTGACCGACGTGGGCGGTCTGCGAACCCCATATCTGGCCGGGGCGGTCGTGGGCACACTGCTGCTGTGGTGGGGACCGGGCACGGTGCGATCGCGGCACGGTCTGGCGAGTGTCGTGGCGCCGCTCGATCGAGCGCCGCGGACGGCGTGGGTGGTGCTCGGTGTGCTCGCGCTGGCCGTGTGCGCCGCCATGCTGAGCTGGGAGTCGCTGGGCACGGCGTGGTGGCCGGCCGACGGCCCGCCGAGTTTCGCCGAAGGATGGTTCAGCTGA
- a CDS encoding DUF47 domain-containing protein yields MRLSPRDNAFFDLFAASARNVRDGVHLLSEALASDADRPAIAIRLKEVEHQGDEHTHEIIRRVNSTFVTPFDREDIYRLAGGLDDVLDDVEAALDLMVLYRVGDLPTGVGDLADVLGRAADLTADAMPRLRTPSDLSDYWIEVNRLENQADQDYRRLLARIFSGEYDALTVHKLKDVVDTLESAVDGFETVANIVEQIAIKES; encoded by the coding sequence GTGCGTTTATCTCCGCGAGACAACGCCTTCTTCGATCTGTTCGCCGCATCCGCACGCAACGTCCGCGACGGCGTCCACCTGCTGTCCGAGGCTCTTGCTTCCGATGCCGACCGGCCCGCCATCGCGATCCGGCTCAAGGAGGTCGAGCACCAGGGCGACGAGCACACGCACGAGATCATTCGCCGGGTGAACTCCACGTTCGTCACGCCGTTCGACCGTGAGGACATCTACCGCCTGGCCGGCGGCCTCGACGACGTGCTCGACGACGTCGAGGCCGCTCTCGACCTGATGGTCCTGTACCGGGTGGGCGATCTGCCCACCGGAGTGGGCGACCTCGCCGACGTCCTGGGCCGGGCCGCCGACCTGACCGCCGACGCGATGCCGAGGCTGCGCACCCCCAGCGACCTCAGTGACTACTGGATCGAGGTGAACCGGCTGGAGAACCAGGCCGACCAGGACTATCGGCGGCTGCTGGCGCGCATCTTCTCCGGCGAGTACGACGCGCTGACCGTGCACAAGCTCAAGGACGTGGTCGATACGCTGGAGTCGGCGGTCGACGGCTTCGAGACCGTCGCGAACATCGTCGAGCAGATAGCCATCAAGGAGTCGTGA
- a CDS encoding inorganic phosphate transporter gives MELALIITVIVVALSFDYTNGFHDAANAIATSVSTRALTPRAALIMAATMNLIGAFLGTGVAQTVGAGIIEAPQGDGGLLVVLAALLGAITWNLITWWFGLPSSSSHALIGGLIGAALASMNDVKWDGILDKVVIPMVASPLVGFLLAFLLMTAIQWTFRRAHPGRVNRGFRVAQTLSAAAMALGHGLQDAQKTMGVITLALVVGGYQSGFDVQWWVIVAAASALALGTYAGGWRIMRTLGRRIVHLDPPMGFAAEAVASGVLYTTAFAFHAPISTTHTITSAVMGVGATRRLSAVRWGVAGNIVTAWVLTIPMAGLVAAGCYWLLHILPGLSSI, from the coding sequence GTGGAGCTCGCGCTCATCATCACGGTCATCGTCGTCGCTCTGTCCTTCGACTACACCAACGGCTTCCACGACGCGGCCAACGCGATCGCCACGTCCGTCTCCACCCGCGCACTGACGCCGCGTGCCGCGCTGATCATGGCGGCGACGATGAACCTCATCGGCGCGTTCCTCGGCACCGGCGTGGCACAGACCGTCGGTGCCGGCATCATCGAGGCGCCACAGGGCGACGGCGGACTGCTGGTGGTGCTCGCGGCCCTGCTCGGCGCCATCACCTGGAACCTCATCACCTGGTGGTTCGGTCTGCCGTCGTCGTCCTCGCACGCGCTGATCGGCGGCCTGATCGGTGCCGCGCTGGCGTCGATGAACGACGTCAAGTGGGATGGCATCCTCGACAAGGTCGTCATCCCCATGGTGGCGTCGCCCCTGGTCGGTTTCCTCCTCGCGTTCCTTCTCATGACCGCCATCCAATGGACCTTCCGGCGCGCCCACCCGGGCCGGGTCAACCGCGGCTTCCGGGTGGCGCAGACGCTGAGCGCGGCGGCGATGGCGCTCGGGCACGGGCTGCAGGACGCGCAGAAGACGATGGGCGTCATCACCCTGGCGCTGGTGGTCGGGGGGTACCAGAGCGGCTTCGACGTCCAGTGGTGGGTCATCGTGGCGGCGGCGTCGGCGCTGGCGCTCGGCACCTACGCGGGTGGCTGGCGCATCATGCGCACTCTGGGGCGGCGCATCGTCCACCTCGACCCGCCGATGGGCTTCGCAGCGGAGGCGGTGGCCTCAGGGGTGCTCTACACGACGGCCTTCGCGTTCCACGCCCCGATCTCCACGACGCACACCATCACCTCCGCGGTCATGGGCGTCGGTGCCACCCGGCGGCTGTCCGCGGTGCGTTGGGGTGTCGCGGGGAACATCGTCACCGCATGGGTGCTGACCATCCCGATGGCCGGCCTGGTGGCGGCGGGCTGCTACTGGCTGCTGCACATCCTCCCGGGCCTGAGTTCGATCTGA
- the pstB gene encoding phosphate ABC transporter ATP-binding protein PstB, with the protein MSKRIDVGDLNVYYGSFLAVEGVSMAIEARSVTAFIGPSGCGKSTFIRTLNRMHEVIPGARVEGKVMLDGEDLYAPNVDPVTVRRQVGMVFQRPNPFPTMSIRDNVLAGMKLNSTRMRKSEADDVVERSLKGANLWNEVKDRLEKPGSGLSGGQQQRLCIARAIAVQPEVLLMDEPCSALDPISTLAIEDLIGELKQNYTIVIVTHNMQQAARVSDRTAFFNIAGTGKPGKLIEMDDTTKIFTNPGMKATEDYVSGRFG; encoded by the coding sequence ATGTCCAAGCGCATCGACGTCGGCGACCTCAACGTCTACTACGGCAGCTTCCTCGCGGTCGAGGGAGTGTCGATGGCGATCGAGGCCCGCTCCGTCACCGCCTTCATCGGGCCGTCCGGCTGCGGCAAGTCGACCTTCATCCGGACCCTCAACCGGATGCACGAGGTCATCCCGGGTGCCCGCGTCGAGGGCAAGGTCATGCTCGACGGCGAGGACCTCTACGCCCCGAACGTCGACCCGGTCACCGTCCGGCGCCAGGTCGGCATGGTGTTCCAGCGGCCCAACCCGTTCCCCACCATGTCGATCCGCGACAACGTCCTGGCCGGCATGAAGCTCAACAGCACCCGGATGCGCAAGTCGGAGGCCGACGACGTCGTCGAGCGGTCGCTGAAGGGCGCCAACCTCTGGAACGAGGTGAAGGACCGCCTCGAGAAGCCCGGTTCCGGCCTCTCCGGCGGCCAGCAGCAGCGCCTGTGCATCGCCCGCGCCATCGCCGTCCAGCCGGAGGTGCTGCTCATGGACGAGCCGTGCTCGGCGCTGGACCCGATCTCGACGCTGGCCATCGAGGACCTCATCGGCGAGCTGAAGCAGAACTACACGATCGTCATCGTGACGCACAACATGCAGCAGGCGGCCCGGGTCAGCGACCGCACGGCGTTCTTCAACATCGCCGGCACCGGCAAGCCGGGCAAGCTGATCGAGATGGACGACACCACGAAGATCTTCACCAACCCCGGGATGAAGGCCACCGAGGACTACGTCTCCGGCCGCTTCGGCTGA
- the pstA gene encoding phosphate ABC transporter permease PstA: MSVDTRTPTTSSLAHNQLPRATTPIVLAASVAAGAGLSAVIGFSWAMFVAFAVVIFAVANTAVSGVVEGRRKATDKLVTTLVYTAFGLALIPLISVAWSVVDNGMARFSLDFLTTSMRNVTGLNDQQAVDGEAAFIGGAYHALLGTFLITGLATLISVPIGLLTSIYLVEYGRGRLARYITFFVDVMTGIPSIVAGLFAAALFAVLFGVGTRNGFAGAVALSVLMIPVVVRSSEEMLRIVPNELREAAYALGVPKWRTIVKVVVPTAISGIASGITLSIARVVGETAPLIVTAGFTSSINSNPFSDWMMSLPAYVYSQAMRPLSGSVPQPSFDRAWAAALTLVLIVMLLNLIARLIARLFAPKTGR; this comes from the coding sequence ATGAGCGTCGACACCAGGACCCCCACCACCAGCTCGCTGGCACACAACCAGCTGCCCCGGGCCACGACGCCGATCGTGCTGGCGGCCTCGGTGGCCGCCGGCGCCGGGCTGTCGGCCGTCATCGGCTTCTCGTGGGCGATGTTCGTCGCGTTCGCCGTCGTGATCTTCGCGGTGGCCAACACCGCGGTCTCCGGGGTCGTCGAGGGCCGGCGCAAGGCCACCGACAAGCTGGTCACCACGCTCGTCTACACGGCGTTCGGGCTGGCGCTGATCCCGCTGATCTCCGTCGCCTGGTCGGTCGTCGACAACGGTATGGCCCGGTTCAGCCTGGACTTCCTCACCACGTCCATGCGCAACGTGACCGGCCTCAACGACCAGCAAGCCGTCGACGGTGAGGCGGCCTTCATCGGCGGCGCCTACCACGCGTTGCTCGGCACCTTCCTGATCACCGGCCTGGCCACCCTGATCTCGGTACCGATCGGCCTGCTGACCTCCATCTACCTGGTGGAGTACGGCCGCGGCCGGCTGGCCCGTTACATCACGTTCTTCGTCGACGTCATGACCGGCATCCCGTCCATCGTGGCCGGCCTGTTCGCCGCCGCGCTGTTCGCGGTGCTGTTCGGCGTCGGCACCCGAAACGGCTTCGCCGGTGCCGTCGCACTGTCGGTCCTGATGATCCCGGTCGTGGTGCGCTCCAGCGAGGAGATGCTGCGGATCGTGCCGAACGAGCTGCGGGAGGCCGCGTACGCGCTGGGCGTCCCGAAGTGGCGCACCATCGTCAAGGTGGTGGTGCCGACGGCCATCTCCGGCATCGCCAGCGGCATCACGCTGTCCATCGCCCGCGTCGTCGGCGAGACCGCACCGTTGATCGTCACCGCCGGCTTCACGTCGTCGATCAACAGCAATCCGTTTTCCGACTGGATGATGTCGCTGCCGGCCTACGTTTACAGTCAGGCGATGCGGCCGTTGTCGGGTTCGGTCCCGCAACCGAGCTTCGACCGGGCCTGGGCGGCAGCGCTCACGCTCGTGCTGATCGTGATGCTGCTCAACCTGATCGCGCGGCTGATCGCCCGCCTGTTCGCCCCGAAGACCGGACGCTAG
- the pstC gene encoding phosphate ABC transporter permease subunit PstC, with translation MTTTANPPPRQASDTPRAKTRPGDRIFTWSTRTAGVLILVVLAGVAAFLIVEALPAFQADASEIDGGEGFFSYVWPLVFGTLAAAIIALIVATPLALGIALFISHYAPRRMAQGLGYVVDLLAAIPSVVYGLWGIQWLAPRVQGAWVWLADNFGFIPIFAGPASATGRTMLTAGVVLAVMILPIITAISREVFLQTPTLHQEAALALGATRWEMIRMAVLPFGRPGIISGIMLGLGRALGETMAVAMVLSTGGFTWSMVTSGNNTIAAEIALDFPESSGLKTNTLIAAGLVLFAITLAVNMFARWIVSRRKEFSGAN, from the coding sequence CCCGGGCGAAGACCCGCCCCGGCGACCGGATCTTCACCTGGTCCACCCGGACCGCCGGCGTGCTGATCCTCGTCGTGCTCGCCGGCGTCGCTGCGTTCCTGATCGTCGAGGCGCTGCCGGCGTTCCAGGCCGACGCGTCGGAGATCGACGGCGGCGAAGGCTTTTTCTCCTACGTCTGGCCGCTGGTCTTCGGCACGCTGGCCGCGGCCATCATCGCGCTCATCGTCGCCACCCCGCTGGCGCTGGGCATCGCGCTGTTCATCTCGCACTACGCGCCCCGCCGCATGGCGCAGGGCCTCGGCTACGTCGTCGACCTGCTGGCGGCCATCCCGAGCGTCGTCTACGGCCTCTGGGGCATCCAGTGGCTGGCTCCGCGGGTCCAGGGTGCCTGGGTGTGGCTGGCCGACAACTTCGGCTTCATCCCGATCTTCGCCGGTCCCGCCTCGGCCACCGGCCGCACCATGCTCACCGCCGGCGTCGTGCTCGCGGTCATGATCCTGCCGATCATCACCGCCATCTCCCGCGAGGTGTTCCTGCAGACTCCGACGCTGCACCAGGAGGCGGCGCTCGCCCTGGGCGCCACCCGGTGGGAGATGATCCGGATGGCGGTGCTGCCGTTCGGGCGCCCCGGCATCATCAGCGGCATCATGCTCGGCCTGGGCCGGGCCCTCGGCGAGACCATGGCCGTCGCCATGGTGCTGTCGACCGGCGGCTTCACCTGGTCCATGGTCACCAGCGGCAACAACACCATCGCCGCCGAGATCGCGCTGGACTTCCCCGAGTCCTCGGGGTTGAAGACGAACACCCTCATCGCCGCCGGCCTGGTGCTGTTCGCCATCACGCTGGCGGTCAACATGTTCGCGCGCTGGATCGTGTCGCGGCGCAAGGAATTCTCGGGGGCCAACTGA